In Macadamia integrifolia cultivar HAES 741 chromosome 12, SCU_Mint_v3, whole genome shotgun sequence, the following are encoded in one genomic region:
- the LOC122057914 gene encoding 50S ribosomal protein L12, chloroplastic-like, with protein sequence MDSFNTRISALRSPTSTASSACPSHSSTSFPKQTLDFPIRSPKLSRKANFLPPICAVAVPEKVEKIGNELKNLTLEEACSLVDWLQEELGVSAAAFAPAAVAVAPGAVADAGPAVVEEQTEFDVLIEEVPSNARIATIKAVRELTNLALKEAKELIEGLPKKFKEGTSEEGGCRSSNEHDKFS encoded by the exons ATGGATTCATTCAATACGAGGATATCGGCA CTTCGTTCGCCGACTTCGACTGCATCCTCTGCGTGTCCTTCCCATTCTTCCACCTCTTTCCCGAAGCAAACCCTAGATTTCCCGATTCGAAGCCCCAAATTGTCCCGCAAAGCCAACTTCCTTCCCCCTATTTGCGCCGTTGCCGTACCAGAGAAAGTAGAGAAGATTGGAAACGAGCTCAAAAACCTAACCCTAGAAGAAGCTTGCAGCCTCGTTGACTGGTTACAGGAAGAGCTCGGTGTCTCCGCTGCTGCCTTCGCACCGGCGGCTGTTGCCGTAGCGCCTGGTGCCGTTGCCGATGCGGGACCAGCCGTCGTTGAGGAGCAAACGGAGTTCGATGTTCTTATCGAGGAAGTGCCGAGTAACGCGAGGATTGCAACGATTAAGGCCGTGAGAGAACTTACGAATCTGGCGTTGAAGGAAGCGAAGGAGTTGATTGAAGGATTACCGAAGAAATTCAAGGAGGGAACCTCAGAGGAAGGGGGGTGTCGATCTTCGAATGAACATGATaaattttcatag